A window of the Oncorhynchus masou masou isolate Uvic2021 chromosome 13, UVic_Omas_1.1, whole genome shotgun sequence genome harbors these coding sequences:
- the LOC135552694 gene encoding T-cell surface glycoprotein CD3 epsilon chain-like, translated as MNRAGVYGGLVFLLLIMTTVEGNGYVSFWRTKVIMTCPGTGEWYEETTNMNKISKNIEVIYDENNNRVFHCEYQYDQDDPGQTATYQFYFKGKVCKDCFELSPTLVAGAIIGDLLVTGGVILIVYLRARKKSGPAAPQKPTSRSAGRGPPVVPSPDYEPLSLATRSRDIYATHRTG; from the exons ATGAACAGAGCTGGCGTTTATGGCGGGcttgtcttcctcctcctcatcatgaCTACTGTGGAGGGTAACG GATATGTGTCATTCTGGAGAACTAAAGTCATAATGACCTGTCCTGGTACAGGAGAATGGTATGAAGAAACTACCAACATGAACAAGATCAGTAAAAATATCGAAGTGATTTATGATGAAAACAATAACAGAGTTTTCCACTGTGAATATCAGTATGATCAGGATGATCCTGGACAAACAGCAACCTATCAGTTTTACTTTAAAGGAAAGG TGTGTAAGGACTGCTTTGAGCTGAGTCCGACTCTGGTTGCCGGAGCCATCATTGGGGACCTGCTGGTGACAGGAGGGGTCATCCTCATTGTGTATCTCAGGGCTCGGAAGAAGTCTGGACCTGCTGCACCCCAAAAAC CCACTTCCCGCTCAGCAGGCCGTGGCCCACCAGTGGTGCCAAGTCCTGACTATGAG CCCCTTAGTCTGGCAACCCGCAGCAGAGATATCTACGCTACCCACAGGACTGGGTAG